GATGAAGAACTGATGGATTCAGAGAGTAATAGGAGGGTTTTGATGATGGGAAAGAGATACATAAGTTATGAGACTTTGAAGAGAGATTTAGTGCCTTGTGGTACACCAGGGTCTTCTTATTACAATTGCAGAAGTTCTGGAGTTGCTAATCCTTATAATCGAGGTTGTGAAGTTATTACTAGGTGTGCTAGAGATTCTATTGGATCTTGATGAGCTAAAGGGATGTGAAAGTGTAACTGTGCAATGAGGCTTGGTAATTAAAGTTCTTTCCTTTTTGCTTTTGAATTTATGTTGTAATATATCATGTATGTTTGTTATGTGTAATGTGATTTGGGCTTAATTGTCAAGGAAACTACTGGTTTCCCTTTAGGTTCATTATACATTGTTCTAATGTTTTTCAAGAATAAAATCATTTAATTGTTAATCAGTCTATGATGTTTTCGATTTTATGTTTCATTTGTGTTACTTTGATGGATGAAGTAGAGAATGTAGTATGTTAATAATGTTACTGGTGCGAGTAGCGGTTTTCAATTACTAAATTTTTAGTTCTGTGATGAGAATTGTCTATATCTAGATATGTAGATGAATCTTGAGCTTCCTGTTCCATCTGCAACTAAAAGTTGGTAAATAAAGTACTATACTACCGTCGATATGGCTAATTGCAGTTATTTAAACTTATTCTGTTTTTATTTTGTTCAAGTTTTCGTTATTAATGT
This genomic interval from Apium graveolens cultivar Ventura chromosome 8, ASM990537v1, whole genome shotgun sequence contains the following:
- the LOC141676650 gene encoding protein RALF-like 31, which translates into the protein MKTLLILLVFLHTLLISCNGVSVLELNSLKKSDFDVMVKRACGRKVGECLDLVGDEELMDSESNRRVLMMGKRYISYETLKRDLVPCGTPGSSYYNCRSSGVANPYNRGCEVITRCARDSIGS